In Meleagris gallopavo isolate NT-WF06-2002-E0010 breed Aviagen turkey brand Nicholas breeding stock chromosome 2, Turkey_5.1, whole genome shotgun sequence, the following are encoded in one genomic region:
- the LOC104909642 gene encoding CSC1-like protein 2 isoform X2, producing the protein MHKCYTFLIFMVLLLPSLGLSSLDVFFRWLFDKKFLAEAAVRFECVFLPDNGAFFVNYVIASAFIGNAMDLLRIPGLLMYMIRLCLARSAAERRNVKRHQAYEFQFGAAYAWMMCVFTVVMTYSITCPIIVPFGLMYMLLKHLVDRYNLYYAYLPAKLDKKIHSGAVNQVVAAPILCLFWLLFFSTMRTGFLAPTSMFTFVVLVITIVICLCHVCFGHFKYLSAHNYKIEHTEVDTTESRQNGRPATNLPAPKSAYIAQVLQDSSPEGEATESEEQGSQDEELITTDGMNDTDFQSCEDSLIENEIHQ; encoded by the exons ATGCACAAGTGTTACACATTCCTCATCTTCATGGTCTTGCTGCTGCCCTCACTGGGCCTGAGCAG CTTGGATGTGTTTTTCCGCTGGCTATTTGACAAAAAATTCCTTGCTGAAGCTGCAGTGCGATTTGA GTGCGTGTTCCTGCCAGACAATGGCGCCTTCTTTGTCAACTATGTCATCGCCTCTGCTTTCATTGGGAACGCCATGGACCTGCTGCGCATCCCTGGCTTGCTCATGTACATGATTCGCCTTTGCCTGGCCCGCTCAGCCGCTGAACGGAGAAACGTCAAGCGA CACCAGGCCTACGAGTTCCAGTTTGGGGCCGCTTATGCGTGGATGATGTGTGTATTCACTGTGGTCATGACCTACAGCATCACCTGCCCCATCATTGTCCCCTTTG GGCTCATGTATATGCTGCTCAAGCACCTGGTGGACCGCTACAATCTGTACTACGCCTACCTACCTGCCAAACTGGACAAGAAGATTCATTCAGGTGCTGTGAACCAAGTAGTGGCAGCCCCCATCTTATGCCTCTTCTGGCTTCTCTTCTTCTCCACCATGCGTACAG GGTTCTTGGCCCCAACTTCTATGTTCACTTTTGTGGTTCTTGTGATCACCATTGTGATCTGCCTATGTCACGTCTGCTTTGGGCACTTCAAATACCTCAGTGCTCACAACTACAAG attgagCACACAGAGGTGGATACCACAGAAAGTAGGCAGAACGGGAGACCTGCCACCAACCTGCCAGCTCCCAAATCCGCT TATATCGCCCAAGTGCTGCAGGACTCCTCCCCAGAGGGCGAAGCAACTGAGTCGGAGGAGCAGGGATCACAGGATGAGGAGCTCATCACTACCGATGGCATGAATGACACGGATTTCCAGTCGTGTGAGGACAGCCTGATAGAGAATGAGATCCACCAGTAG
- the LOC104909642 gene encoding CSC1-like protein 2 isoform X1 — MHKCYTFLIFMVLLLPSLGLSSLDVFFRWLFDKKFLAEAAVRFECVFLPDNGAFFVNYVIASAFIGNAMDLLRIPGLLMYMIRLCLARSAAERRNVKRHQAYEFQFGAAYAWMMCVFTVVMTYSITCPIIVPFGLMYMLLKHLVDRYNLYYAYLPAKLDKKIHSGAVNQVVAAPILCLFWLLFFSTMRTGFLAPTSMFTFVVLVITIVICLCHVCFGHFKYLSAHNYKIEHTEVDTTESRQNGRPATNLPAPKSAKYIAQVLQDSSPEGEATESEEQGSQDEELITTDGMNDTDFQSCEDSLIENEIHQ; from the exons ATGCACAAGTGTTACACATTCCTCATCTTCATGGTCTTGCTGCTGCCCTCACTGGGCCTGAGCAG CTTGGATGTGTTTTTCCGCTGGCTATTTGACAAAAAATTCCTTGCTGAAGCTGCAGTGCGATTTGA GTGCGTGTTCCTGCCAGACAATGGCGCCTTCTTTGTCAACTATGTCATCGCCTCTGCTTTCATTGGGAACGCCATGGACCTGCTGCGCATCCCTGGCTTGCTCATGTACATGATTCGCCTTTGCCTGGCCCGCTCAGCCGCTGAACGGAGAAACGTCAAGCGA CACCAGGCCTACGAGTTCCAGTTTGGGGCCGCTTATGCGTGGATGATGTGTGTATTCACTGTGGTCATGACCTACAGCATCACCTGCCCCATCATTGTCCCCTTTG GGCTCATGTATATGCTGCTCAAGCACCTGGTGGACCGCTACAATCTGTACTACGCCTACCTACCTGCCAAACTGGACAAGAAGATTCATTCAGGTGCTGTGAACCAAGTAGTGGCAGCCCCCATCTTATGCCTCTTCTGGCTTCTCTTCTTCTCCACCATGCGTACAG GGTTCTTGGCCCCAACTTCTATGTTCACTTTTGTGGTTCTTGTGATCACCATTGTGATCTGCCTATGTCACGTCTGCTTTGGGCACTTCAAATACCTCAGTGCTCACAACTACAAG attgagCACACAGAGGTGGATACCACAGAAAGTAGGCAGAACGGGAGACCTGCCACCAACCTGCCAGCTCCCAAATCCGCT AAGTATATCGCCCAAGTGCTGCAGGACTCCTCCCCAGAGGGCGAAGCAACTGAGTCGGAGGAGCAGGGATCACAGGATGAGGAGCTCATCACTACCGATGGCATGAATGACACGGATTTCCAGTCGTGTGAGGACAGCCTGATAGAGAATGAGATCCACCAGTAG